A section of the Malania oleifera isolate guangnan ecotype guangnan chromosome 2, ASM2987363v1, whole genome shotgun sequence genome encodes:
- the LOC131148924 gene encoding flavanone 7-O-glucoside 2''-O-beta-L-rhamnosyltransferase-like, whose translation MAAKQQCCPSILMLPWLAHGHISPFLELAKKLSHKNFHIYFCSTPINLMPIRETLPSNMFSSIQLIDINLPSSQELPPHYHTTKDLPPYLMSTLKAAFDAAQPSFCNILKTLKPNLVIYDFLQPWVPKAAREQNINAIIFLSAGAACCSFFVHYANSPGEDYPFPALSFPENQLEKITQFMRGTANGLTNKERFIECLQRSSKIALIKTSKNVEAKYIDLLAALIGKEVVPVGPLIQDHVNNGHEDDDDAVVIMEWLSKKDPCSVVFVSFGSEYFLSKEEMEEIAYGLELSKVGFIWVVRLHGGEKIKVHEALPDGFQQRMGERGLVVEDWAPQAKILSHPSTGGFVSHCGWSSVLEGIMFGVPIIAVPMQLDQPINARLLVDVGVGVEVERRNERLNREEVARVINRVVLQEGAESRRKSKELSEKIREKGDEEMGQVVKELMQIVRESGYFAVSGEEGTNI comes from the coding sequence ATGGCTGCCAAACAACAATGCTGTCCAAGTATCCTAATGTTACCATGGTTGGCTCATGGCCACATATCTCCTTTCTTAGAGCTAGCCAAAAAACTCTCTCACAAAAATTTCCACATATATTTCTGTAGTACACCAATCAATCTGATGCCCATCAGAGAAACTCTTCCTAGCAACATGTTCTCATCAATACAACTCATAGATATAAACCTTCCTTCCTCCCAAGAACTCCCTCCTCACTACCACACCACCAAGGACCTCCCACCCTATCTCATGTCCACCCTCAAAGCAGCCTTCGACGCGGCGCAACCCTCCTTCTGCAACATCCTGAAGACACTGAAGCCCAACCTAGTCATCTATGACTTCTTGCAGCCATGGGTGCCGAAAGCAGCTCGCGAACAAAACATCAATGCTATTATTTTCTTATCTGCTGGGGCAGCATGTTGCTCTTTCTTTGTTCACTATGCCAACAGTCCTGGCGAGGATTATCCCTTTCCAGCCTTGAGTTTTCCTGAAAACCAACTCGAAAAGATTACCCAGTTCATGCGGGGCACTGCAAATGGTCTCACAAACAAGGAAAGGTTCATAGAGTGCCTTCAAAGAAGTTCTAAGATAGCTTTGATCAAGACGTCAAAAAATGTTGAGGCAAAGTACATAGACCTTTTGGCTGCTTTAATTGGTAAGGAGGTGGTTCCTGTTGGCCCTCTTATTCAGGATCATGTAAACAATGGtcatgaagatgatgatgatgcagtAGTTATCATGGAGTGGCTAAGCAAGAAGGATCCTTGTTCGGTCGTGTTTGTTTCCTTCGGAAGCGAGTACTTCCTTTCCAAGGAAGAAATGGAGGAGATAGCTTATGGGCTAGAGCTGAGCAAGGTTGGCTTTATATGGGTTGTAAGGCTTCACGGAGGAGAGAAAATTAAGGTTCATGAGGCGTTGCCAGATGGGTTTCAACAGAGGATGGGGGAGAGAGGCTTGGTGGTGGAAGATTGGGCTCCGCAGGCGAAGATACTGAGCCATCCAAGCACTGGTGGGTTTGTGAGTCACTGTGGTTGGAGTTCAGTGCTAGAGGGAATCATGTTTGGTGTACCAATTATTGCAGTGCCGATGCAGCTTGACCAGCCCATAAATGCTAGATTGTTGGTAGATGTTGGTGTAGGTGTGGAGGTTGAGAGGCGGAATGAGAGGCTTAATAGGGAGGAGGTGGCAAGGGTTATCAACAGAGTTGTGTTGCAAGAAGGAGCAGAAAGCAGGAGAAAATCCAAAGAGCTGAGTGAGAAAATCAGGGAGAAGGGAGATGAAGAGATGGGTCAAGTGGTGAAGGAACTGATGCAGATTGTTAGAGAATCAGGATATTTTGCAGTCTCAGGGGAAGAGGGAACAAATATATGA